The stretch of DNA GCGGGGAGCAATTGCTCGGGTGAACGTGCCGCCGCGGCCTCGCAGCCCGCGCCCGCAGCGTAGACCGCGAGTGAGATGCGATCCTCCTTGTTGTTGGCAATTGTGAACACGCGCACAGGTTGCGCGGAAGACCCGTTGGGTGAGTCGTGTCGCGCCATGAGATTTCGCGCTGGCGAATAAGCTGTCGCCCGAAATTACGGCTTGCCGCCGGTCGTCGCTCCGTATTTGTTGTCTAGTGCGAGGTTGATTTCCAGGACGTTGACCATCGGCTCTCCCCACGCGCCGCCCAGGGGAGCCGAACTCTTTTCCTTCAGCAAGGTTTCAATTTCGTCGTGGACCTTCTTCACGTCGGCCTTGGTGTCCTTGGCCCAGGCCCCGGCCACGCCATCCAATTGGAACATCGCGTTGGCCAAGGTGATGTGCGGATCGAGCCCGGAACCGGACGTTGTCGCCCAATCGCCGGGAACGTCGTTCAATTCAACAGTCGGATTGTCCGTCAGCCACATGTCGAAGAAATGCGCTTGGATGTCAGTCTGAGTATCGGAGCCCTTGTCGACAGGCTCGATGGCCGTCGTGCTGGTCTTGCCGTCAGCCGACATGTGGGTCACCGACGAGGGGAATTTGCCCGGATGCTCTTTAGAAAATGACTCGAAGAACACCATGGCCAAATCGGACGGCGAGGGATCGGAATTGTCGGGATTGTCTTTTTTGAACTTCTCGACGATTGCCGCGTGAGTCTTCTCCCAATCCAACACATACTGCTGCTGCGGCGTGGGATTCTTGGCATCGAATGTCGTGCCGACCCATCCCTGGGCCACACTGTTGTGGAGATCGGCCCATTGGGCCACGATCGACGGCTGGCCTTGGAATT from Pirellulales bacterium encodes:
- a CDS encoding potassium-transporting ATPase subunit C; its protein translation is MFKIISKSLWLLLFSVVICCVIYPLVLWGIGQTVFPFQANGSIVNGPDGKPVGSLLIAQPFAKPEHFTPRPSAISTPYDATSSTSSALAVSNYALRDRVANALGPVVTYKTGPKKDQNVAPDVEEWFHKDKFQGQPSIVAQWADLHNSVAQGWVGTTFDAKNPTPQQQYVLDWEKTHAAIVEKFKKDNPDNSDPSPSDLAMVFFESFSKEHPGKFPSSVTHMSADGKTSTTAIEPVDKGSDTQTDIQAHFFDMWLTDNPTVELNDVPGDWATTSGSGLDPHITLANAMFQLDGVAGAWAKDTKADVKKVHDEIETLLKEKSSAPLGGAWGEPMVNVLEINLALDNKYGATTGGKP